The following nucleotide sequence is from Campylobacter coli 76339.
AACGCAAAACAAGTAAACTTTAGCCAAGAAACAAAAGATATTTTTGATGTAAATCAAGAAAATTCTAAAATTTATGCAGATACTTTGGCTTTAAATACTCTAGATAAAACTAGCAATTTTGGCTTTATTAATGCTTTAAATGATATTAAAGTTGATACAAATTCTTTTGACAACCAAGGAGAAATTTCAGCAAATAAAGATATAAGCTTAACGCTTAATGACGATGCTTTTGCTAATAGTGGTAAAATTTTAAGCCAAAAAGATATTCAAATACAAGCTAATAAAGATTTGACTTTAAATCATGGAAATTTATACGCGCAAAATTTACTCCATATAAAAAGCTTGAATGATTTAAATATCAATTCAAAACTTGAAAATGCTTCTTCAATAAATCTTGATGCAAAAAATATTCATGTTAAAAATCTTGTTGCTAGCGGAAAAGAATTAAATCTTCACGCGGATGAAAATCTTGTAAATGATGGTTATTTATTTTCAAATAACAATCTTAAAGCCCAAGCTACAACCCTTACAAACAATTCCACTTTTAATAGCTTAAATGATTTGTATTTAGATGCCAATACAATCAATAATAATGCTTTAATCTTTGCAAATAAAGATGTGAATATTGAAGCAAATATTTTAAACAATAATGCAAATTTAATAGGAAGTCTTGAAAGTTCAACTGAACATTCTCAAGGTTTTGGCCAGGCTGATTACGGTGATACTGCTTTTAAACGATGGAATATGGATGTAGGAGTTTCAGATATTGTAAAATATAATAATTTATTAGACAGTAAGCAAGCTTCTATTCAAGCGGGTAGAAATGTCAATATCAATACTCAATCACAAGATAACGCTAGACAAATCAACAACAGCGGAAAAATTCTTGCTCAAGGGGATATTGTATCTTTTGGAAATATAGATAATAAATCCTTAAGTAAAGAAGTTTCTATAAAAGAAGTTTTAGAACAAATCAAAGTCGATGGCTTCTTTGCTAAAGAATATCTTGGATCTTGGAATACAAATTCAACTTATTATTTCGTAGATCATGAAAGTTTACTCGATGCTTTAAGATATTTTTCTACCACTCAAGCAAAAAATCACCAAAGAGAATCTGCGTGGAACGCTCTTAAAGATGCTGCTGCTAAAAATTCAACTTTAAATCAGTATTTTTCTTTATTGTTTGGTGCTGATTATGCTTCAAAAAGATTTGTTCCTGATCAAAAAGAATGGAATCTTGATGCAAAAATTGTTTTCAAAGCAAAATCTGAAGCTCTTATCGCATCAAAGGGTAAATTAGATCTCAATGCTAAAGAATACAATCAAGGTTTAGTAAGTACTTTGGATAAAAATTTTGCTTTAGTTGAATCAGATCTGAAAAAAGCAACAAATAGCCGTGATTTAATTTTAAATTCTATACCTGATCTTATCAACTCAGGTTTGTTTACTCTTGAAAATAAGACAAAAAATGATATTACTTATGAATACACCACAAATACTTCTATTGTAGATGAAAATGAGTATTTTGGATTTTCAAGCATTTTGGATGAATTTAAAAACAAAAATGTAAATAAATTCAATGTGATAGGCGATTCTTTTTTTGAAAATCAGCTTATTAATGCAATGTATGCTAATGCATTACAGTCTAATGCTAAATTGAGCAAAGAAGAAATCAAAAGATTACTTAAAAATGGAGCAGAATACGCTAACGCCAATGGCTTGAATTTAGGACAAGGTTTGATCAAAAATAAAGCTGTTGATAAAGACATGATTTTATATGTACTTATCAAGCAAAATGGTAAAAATGTAATGGCTCCTATGCTTTATCTTTCTGAAGAGACAATTGCAAATAACCAAATCAATTCTAATCTTGCAGGAAAATCAAGCGTAAATATCAATGCAGAAACATTTAATTCTTTATTAGGTGGTGTAACTTCAGATGGTAAGATTAGTATCACTGCTGATAATAAAATCAATTTACATAGTTCTAGTCTAAATGGAGAAAATGTAAATCTAAACGCAAATAATGTCAATATAGATACTGTTTTGGGTATAGATGAAAAAGGCTCTTACAGTTCAATTAAAAAAGGAGAAATTAAAGGAAATAGTGCTGTTAGTATCGATTCAGTAAATGATTTAAACATTAAAAATAGTGATATTTCAACTAGTGCTAATGATTCTAAAATTGCTTTAGAATCTCAAAACGGCAATGTAAATATAACAAATGATTATTCTAAGTCATCTTCATTTGAACAAGTTAATACAGATAAGCAAAAGTCAAATATTGCAACAACAACAGAAGGTGTTTTAAATGCAAATATTAACGGGGCAAATGTAGAAATTACTTCTAATAAAGATGTGAATATCATAGGTAGCAATATCAATGCTGATTCTAAAATAGACATCAATGCTAACAATGTTAACATTAAAGATGCACACGAGAACAGTAAGGTTGAGACTAATAGCATATATTTGAGTCCAGTAGAACTTACTTATAAAAATACTGATTTAGAAATTTCAAAATCTGTAGGCAGTACTTTAAATTCAAAAGGTGATATTAATATTAATACAAATAGCAATATAGCAATTACAGGTTCGACTTTACAAGCGGATAAATCTGCAAATTTGAACGGAAATAATATCACAATAGAAAATGGAGAAAATAAAATTTCAAGTTCTTCTCATTCTTCAACAAGTTCTATCGCTGGATATAGACAAAGTTCCGCAAATACTGAGTCTTCTTTAGCATCTTCATCAAAAATTCAATCCGATAATTTGAATTTAAATGCTCAAAAAAATGCAAGCATCAAGGGAAGTGAGCTTAGTGGAAGCGAGATTGACATCAAGGCAGATAAGGTTGATTTTATAGCAGGAGAAAATAAAACTCATACAGAGAGCGATTCAATAGCTTTTGGAGTTTTTGCTAATGCTAATTTAGAATTGGCTGGAAATGGACTTGTTTTGGATTATAACTTTGCACAAGATAAAACAAGTATCACCACAACAAAAGATTCTAATGGTCGATCAGGGTCTGATAGCTTAGGATCTGGTGAGATTGGTTTAGAAATTTCTAAGAATAGAACAGTAAGCGATGAACTTTCTCACACTTCTAATACCATCAAAGGTGCAAATATTAATATCAATGCAAACAATACCTTGGATATAGGTGGTGCTAATTTTGAAGCAGATAAAGATATTAATCTTAAAGCAGGGGACATTGCTAGTTCTAAATATGAAGATGTTAAGACAGAAAATAGTACAGGATTTAGTTTGTATGCTAAAGAAGTTATCGAAGCAGGTAGCCCTATAGCTTCTGTTATTAATCAATCAGTACAAAATGCAGCTGCTGAGAAGCAAAATCTAGGCATAAATTATGGAATAGTAGCCTCTCAAGTTTTAGCTAATGCTGGAAATCTCTTTACGAGCAACCTTATCAGTGCTGATTCTAAACAAACTGTGGGATTAAAATTTAACCACGATAAAAGCGAAAATTCTAGTGAAAATATTTCTAAAATGAATGCTGGTGGTAATTTAAATTTAGAAAGTACAAAAGGAAATATTGTTTTAAATGGAGTTGAAGCAAAAGGTGATAGCATTAATATTAATGCAAAAGGTGATGTTGTTTTAAATGCAGTAAAATCAAAAAATTCATCCTCTGATACTTCTTTGGAAATTGCAGCTTCTAATAAGCAAATCGCAGGATATCATTTAATTGATGGTGGAACTGTAAGCGGAGGTGTAGAAGGTTATGCTAGCGCATCACATTCTAAAACAAATGAAACAAAATTTACTAACACAAATTTAGATGCTAATAATATAAATATCAATACAGGTAAAGATTTTGCGCTTAATGGAGCTAATGTTAAGGCTTCTAATGATGCTACTTTAAACATAGGTGGAAATTTGGAAGTAAATTCTTTAGCCGATAGTCTTAATTCTCAAAAATATAGTGCCTTGTTGGATGCGTCAGGAACTGGAGGTTTGTCAAGCAATCATGTTGTTACAGGTAGTCTTTCAGGTACTTTGGGTATAGGATATGGTAAAACAGATAAAGCAACTGTTGCGACTCAAAGTGGTATCAGCGCAGGAAATGAAATTAGTGGCAATGTTAATGGCGATTTGAATTTAAAAGGAGGTATTTTAAATTCTGATAGTCAAAAAGGAAATTTAGCTGTTAATGGTCAAGTTACAAATTCTGAAGTAAGCATCCATGAAAAAAGCGATGGAGCTACTGTAAGATTTAGCGGTGGAGCAGATAAGAGCTTTGCAGCAGTAGTTGATATAGATGATCATATCAGTAAAGAAGGCGGTGTTAATTCTGCGGTAAATATTGGCATTAACAATAAAGACTATGGTATAAGTAAAGATACTCAAAATACCACAAAAACACAAGATAATTCTTGGGCGGGAGGTACTATAAATCTTGATTCTTCGATTTCTAAAATAAAAGATGGAATAAGCAAGATTACTGGGTCTAAATCTACTTCTGAGCAACCATCAAGCCAACCAAATTTAGATCACTCATCTAATCAGCAACCGTCAAATCAAGCGTCAAACCAACCGTCAAATGATGGACCTTATATCAATGAAAGTACAAATACTACAAGGTTATAGGTGAGACTTTTAAAAATCGCATTTTTGCTTATGAGTTACATCTGCTTATCGCAAGCAGATGACTCTGCAAAAATGTTTAATTTACTAGATAAAAGACAGCAGCAATTACACATACAAAAAGAATTTGATGAATTAGAAAAAAAGCAACAACAAGAAAAAGATGCATATTTAGAAAAACAAAAACCTGAAGATAAAATCTATATTTTTAAACAAATTCGTTTTAAAAAAAATGACACGCTTACTATGCAAGCCAATCGCATTTTAAAAAAATACATCAACCAGCCTTTGAGTGTCAATGATATTTATAAAATAATTAAAGAGCTTACAAATTTTATCGTTTCAAAAGGCTATTCAACCTCTAGTGTAACTATTGATGAAATTGATAAAGAGCGTGATATACTTTTTCTTGATTTACAATATGGTTTTGTAGGAGAGGTATATCTTAATGGAGATAATAATACAACAAGATTAGATTTTGGTATGCCCTTAAAAAAGGGTGACAAATTCAATATTTATGATTTGGATACAGGCATAGAAAATTTAAATAACGGTGCAAGAGATGTTAAAATTTCTATAAAAGCTAGTGACAATTATGGTTATTCTGATATATTTATTAATCTAAAACCAAAATTACCTAGCTTGGTGTTAGACTTTGATAATAGCGGTTATAAGGCTAAGGGAGAGTATAAAACCAGTGCTTATCTTTCTTTAAATAATATTTTCAATCTAAATGATTCTATGCGTCTTGGTTTTATCAAGAGCTTATTGAAAAATATGAGTCAAAACCGCGAGAATATTTATATATTGAGCTATAATTTACCCATACAGAGCTATCAGTTGTCCTATTCTTTACAATATAGTGATAATAAAAGTGTGATTGAAGGATATAATAATTCTTTTATAAAAAATACGGATAC
It contains:
- a CDS encoding Hemolysin, putative gives rise to the protein MEINKKKIIRMSLNLTLLSALFPCVLLSADLRQRDGNVIVSRTADLTQSSNKTDVINIKNPNQNGVSHNQFDEFSVKDGVIFNNSLKDGNSQIGGWVERNPNLKQNANTIINEILSKQASGINGAVEVFGQSANLIFANENGFSVNGAAFLNTKGVTLSTGKFNGNFAEVTSNGRVAIGEKGVMVDGDYFNVISRGIDIAGSIAHYQKGKNLSNINFIAGLNKVDLNTANSPKILESKQKDEKIDYGIDGKYLGSMYANTVTLVSTEEGVGVRHSGVIRGIEDVIVKVKDKAEFQAIGVNANGSVKIDAKDIKTSLINADKIDLKASGKVTNEGLYKGKQIQINANDFENAKQVNFSQETKDIFDVNQENSKIYADTLALNTLDKTSNFGFINALNDIKVDTNSFDNQGEISANKDISLTLNDDAFANSGKILSQKDIQIQANKDLTLNHGNLYAQNLLHIKSLNDLNINSKLENASSINLDAKNIHVKNLVASGKELNLHADENLVNDGYLFSNNNLKAQATTLTNNSTFNSLNDLYLDANTINNNALIFANKDVNIEANILNNNANLIGSLESSTEHSQGFGQADYGDTAFKRWNMDVGVSDIVKYNNLLDSKQASIQAGRNVNINTQSQDNARQINNSGKILAQGDIVSFGNIDNKSLSKEVSIKEVLEQIKVDGFFAKEYLGSWNTNSTYYFVDHESLLDALRYFSTTQAKNHQRESAWNALKDAAAKNSTLNQYFSLLFGADYASKRFVPDQKEWNLDAKIVFKAKSEALIASKGKLDLNAKEYNQGLVSTLDKNFALVESDLKKATNSRDLILNSIPDLINSGLFTLENKTKNDITYEYTTNTSIVDENEYFGFSSILDEFKNKNVNKFNVIGDSFFENQLINAMYANALQSNAKLSKEEIKRLLKNGAEYANANGLNLGQGLIKNKAVDKDMILYVLIKQNGKNVMAPMLYLSEETIANNQINSNLAGKSSVNINAETFNSLLGGVTSDGKISITADNKINLHSSSLNGENVNLNANNVNIDTVLGIDEKGSYSSIKKGEIKGNSAVSIDSVNDLNIKNSDISTSANDSKIALESQNGNVNITNDYSKSSSFEQVNTDKQKSNIATTTEGVLNANINGANVEITSNKDVNIIGSNINADSKIDINANNVNIKDAHENSKVETNSIYLSPVELTYKNTDLEISKSVGSTLNSKGDININTNSNIAITGSTLQADKSANLNGNNITIENGENKISSSSHSSTSSIAGYRQSSANTESSLASSSKIQSDNLNLNAQKNASIKGSELSGSEIDIKADKVDFIAGENKTHTESDSIAFGVFANANLELAGNGLVLDYNFAQDKTSITTTKDSNGRSGSDSLGSGEIGLEISKNRTVSDELSHTSNTIKGANININANNTLDIGGANFEADKDINLKAGDIASSKYEDVKTENSTGFSLYAKEVIEAGSPIASVINQSVQNAAAEKQNLGINYGIVASQVLANAGNLFTSNLISADSKQTVGLKFNHDKSENSSENISKMNAGGNLNLESTKGNIVLNGVEAKGDSININAKGDVVLNAVKSKNSSSDTSLEIAASNKQIAGYHLIDGGTVSGGVEGYASASHSKTNETKFTNTNLDANNININTGKDFALNGANVKASNDATLNIGGNLEVNSLADSLNSQKYSALLDASGTGGLSSNHVVTGSLSGTLGIGYGKTDKATVATQSGISAGNEISGNVNGDLNLKGGILNSDSQKGNLAVNGQVTNSEVSIHEKSDGATVRFSGGADKSFAAVVDIDDHISKEGGVNSAVNIGINNKDYGISKDTQNTTKTQDNSWAGGTINLDSSISKIKDGISKITGSKSTSEQPSSQPNLDHSSNQQPSNQASNQPSNDGPYINESTNTTRL
- a CDS encoding Channel-forming transporter/cytolysins activator of TpsB family, with product MRLLKIAFLLMSYICLSQADDSAKMFNLLDKRQQQLHIQKEFDELEKKQQQEKDAYLEKQKPEDKIYIFKQIRFKKNDTLTMQANRILKKYINQPLSVNDIYKIIKELTNFIVSKGYSTSSVTIDEIDKERDILFLDLQYGFVGEVYLNGDNNTTRLDFGMPLKKGDKFNIYDLDTGIENLNNGARDVKISIKASDNYGYSDIFINLKPKLPSLVLDFDNSGYKAKGEYKTSAYLSLNNIFNLNDSMRLGFIKSLLKNMSQNRENIYILSYNLPIQSYQLSYSLQYSDNKSVIEGYNNSFIKNTDTSLRHKITLKKILHRTSKDKFSIYANLGIKDNINKIDDFRLESSSGRYSSIASGVEYSTLAFGGFLFLNLEYEKGIPFLDSKRDTENSLYKIEFNKVNFNLSYQKSFYINDSLGFLYQNSSGASYSNEPLLYANKFLIGDEYTVRGFKESSAALDYGAYGNNTIYLQFLNAPKYLRALEPFVGLDMGYGKDYLLPNKDFLAGFAFGFRYNLNHFSLNLTASKALHKSSNMPSETIPIYLRASAFF